Genomic DNA from Setaria italica strain Yugu1 chromosome V, Setaria_italica_v2.0, whole genome shotgun sequence:
TCAACAGATATGGTACGtgcgggtgcgtgattaggtctATATCTTGATTATATTGATTCTCATGATCTTTACGGGTTGAGAGACCAAGGattcagccggtcgtgctgctatgctttgTGTCgctcctactcggtactcaccgcatgcgtcgttggctcgcttcagaaccaagCCAGCCCGGTCttcaccctcaccgtccccagccacgagcacacaggactcaggctctaccgtctccccaggcagttccatccgaagggaacacttctctgcgcacatAGGATTCTCCtgctaccagggctaacacgagaacgacacacgcaaaggtttctcctctagggtccctagcgtagagacatcaCCCCATACGGACGAGCTTAAGGGAAGGCAGGGATACTACCaagacagcttaatccatttccacgggacaagcttacacgcggctttccctttcgggaaaccccaagcacttagcacaaaccttgattaccttacaaacaGTGGGATGAGCTCCAACGGCCTCCTAGTACAGAGGTGGTGGAGTGATACAATGGTAGTGGGGTGTTGCTACTAATAGTGGGAATCCCTTAGAGCACTTCCGAGGTGGTGCATGTCTTCATGGAGTATTTGGtgagtggagtgtgggtggaggtcttctGCTTCTTCGGTGATCTTGCTTCGGTGATGTGTTTATTGATTGATTCCAGAATGCTTCACCCGACCTCTCATTTTATAGCCGCAGCAGAGGTTTCAGGAGACTCCTCAATAATTCACCTCTCCTGTTGCCTGGACAGCTGGACGGCGCTCCGCTCCTTCATAATTATCCTGGCTACAGTAGAATCACTGTTTATTCCTTTTGTCCTATCCTCTATCACGTATTGTCTTCTCGTGACATTCtggatgctgcttggtatggtcttccacgcCCAAATGATTGATGTCGCAGACTTCAATCACAAAATCATGGCATGTAGTATTATTCTTCCCCTGGTTGAACTGTTGTTAACACTTTAACAACAGAGGGAATATATTCTCCCGTGAGACAGAATATTCTTTCATGCAAGATATTTATTCTCTTTCTTCAAATTCTCTGGTTACTATTCAAATTGAAcgacactattcaaattcagcACACTATTCAAATTAGGAATATGAACAGCGCTCGAGCACTCACCgtgagtgggtggagcacctcaggatgAGCAAAATATGGCGGCACTATTCGCTCACTATTGAGCAACTATTCAGGGTCGCTTTCAGCAACTATTCAACACATATGGTATGCGCTTGTGCGTGATTAGATCTATATCttgatattatatatatatatatatatatatatatatatatatatatatatatatatatatatatatatatatatacacacacatacatatacatatactctGTGaatgtgtgagagagagagagagagagagcgtgcgcgcgcgcgcgcgcgcgcgcgcgcgNNNNNNNNNNNNNNNNNNNNNNNNNNNNNNNNNNNNNNNNNNNNNNNNNNNNNNNNNNNNNNNNNNNNNNNNNNNNNNNNNNNNNNNNNNNNNNNNNNNNCAATTGAAACCTGAGGACGCCTATGGCCGATCCCTTTCGAAGACGGAGTGGAAGCAGAGCGCGAAGATGAGCAAGATGGCGTCCTCGAAGGACGACGTCCGGGACGAACACCGGGTGGTGctgcgctgcgccgccgccgcgtcgtccctTGCGATGCTGGGCGGCCTGGGCATCTTCTTCCTCGCTGATGACCCTGTCGCGGTCGCGGCCTCTGTTGGTGACGGCGGCGATGACGCAGTCGGCGAGCATGGTGAGCAGGAAGCCGACGCAGGCGAGCATGTATGCGAAGGGGTAGTGGTTCTTGGTGAGGCCGTGGAAGGTGCTGGCGGAGTCTGCGAGGAAGTGCATGAGCGCCGTGCCCAGGAACACGCCGGCGGCGAACTGCGTgcccaggaggaggaaggcctCGTTCCAGCGGTAGAAGTAGGGTGACACGCCGCCGAGGAAGGTGAAGACAAACAGGATGACCAGGCACCACACCTTGACGGCGATGAGGCCCTTGGAGCGCAGGCCGACCGAGgagtcggccggcggcggcgtggcgtccTCGTCGTCTCCGTCGTCGATCCCGCCGTGGGCGCTCGCCTGCTGGAAGCACAGAagcagggagaggaggagcagggcggTGCAAAGGAgtgccgacgacgacgacgccctcctcatcctcatcctcttcctgGTATGGTATGGTATGTTGCTTGCTATGGTAATCAAGCAGTTTGGAGGCTTGCATCTATATATGTTCACCTCCTCATCCTGCTCGATCGATCAATTGgggattaattaattaattaagaTGCTTGATGATTAATGATATAAAACTATATGATCATTGCTCAACAAGTCTGCATCTATACATGCAGTACAAGTGGTAGCTGACTTTGGTGATGGTTGTACCGCACGCTCTAGAGATGTTTGTACAGTACGTCCGCCTAGCTAGTATGAAATGGATACGAGTACTTGGTTCATCATGGGATTATTTTATATGGATAGTTTATTGACCAGTAGTGGACGTTACCAGCTGAACCTTCCTCCAGCAGATGAGCCACCATCAACCTATATATAagtcttcctttttttttgttgatgatGAAGAATTCAGAGCAACATCACAGCATGTATCCGCTGATTTTTAAGCCTTATTGCTTCAAAATCGTTACATCGAGTTGATACAAGGATCATGAAACACTCCCACATATGGAGATGTTTAGGTTGTATCCGCATGCCACCATGTCGTTTTGTTAGGATATATAATGCTTTTACCAACATTTACGGTAGCTATTAATATTTCGCTTATGCCATACAAATGTAGTATATTAATAAGAGCTTTTTTTAATACGAATCAAATGATATCAACTTTGTGTTAGTATATGTATAATCATTGGTCAAACATAATGCTTATTTTCTAAACGAACTAAGGAGGAGAGCTGTCGATTATATTGAAAAGAGCACTGAAATATCATGCTCATCCTAAACAAACCAAATAAGCCCCTGTATGTAATATAATATCAAATGGAGAGAACGAATACAAAAGCTGACATGTCAACTATATATACGTGCTCCTGAAAATAAAATGTCAGCGGCAGAAACAGGTCGTCGTGTCCTGATATTATACTACCTAAATCTAATATTAGTACGTGCTGCTGAATCACCGTGGATAATGATAATTATTAGAGATGAAGCACTCTCGAGCCAAGACATGGCTCTTGCTGAAAACCCATGAATGGAGAGGGTGAGTTTCCATCTCCGTATGTTGGCGCTGCTGTTTCATTTTTCAAGATGAAATTTTGCATTCGATCAGGCAATGCAACTTCCGGCCGGCGTTCCTTCATCTGCTGCGGCTTGCATTGCCAGCTACTACATGCATGCTTCCACGCATCTGGCTGGCATGCGGATCAGTTCAGTCAGCGACGACGACATCTGGTCTTGAGGACCATAACTTGGCTTGGCTCTCATTGGTCCAACCAGTAAACACATCTCTgatccatggatggatggatggatgcataTCGTCATTCATGGTAGCTATGCTATATTGCTATGCATGATTGAAGATTCTGCTATTGACTGGTCAAATGCAATGGGGGCCAACGCCagaaaaaaggaggaaaaaaattaacaaGGACCAGCTGAGCTATATACTGGACTGGAGTAGTAGTACCTTATTAATAATTGCCTCGTACTAGCAATGAACATCAGTCGAGTTCAATATTTCATCATCACAACTTACATACacacatacatatacatatatcagGGAAACGATCAAAAAGCTCCATTTTCTTCATCAAAAAGCTAGCCCAAGGGATGAATGAAGGGAAAAGGTTCTGCTTACCGTGCATGCTCTTGGGTCGATCCATggattcctcctcctcctcctcttctctacCTAGCAGTAGTATgtacaacagcagcagcagcagcagcagaagaagaagaagaaagaaagaaagaaaaagagatggATGTGGATAGAGGAATTACTGAAGTAACTAActggatcatcatcatcatcatcaagtgaTAACAATAAAGGAGATGGATGGATACTACTAGAGAGCTAGCTAGTAGTCGCGCCAGCAGACGAGCATGGAGACGCATCGGCGGACGATGTAGAAGCGCGCCCGGTGCTCCTTGACGGCCTCCGCCACGCACTTCTTCTTCGACCCTTGCTGTGGCTGccgttgctgttgctgctgacaagacgaggaggaggaggaggaggagctgcctGTTCTGGTGGTGGCGACGCTGGCCGAGTAGCTCCGGCTGAGCACGCTGCTGCTACCgccggcagaggaggaggaggcgtccgTCATGGCGTGCGGCCTGCCGGATCTGCTCCGGCCCTTGCTGGACAACTTCCACTTGTCGTCCCCTCCCGGCGGATCCATGGTTTGCTACCCCTTGGCTTGTGGCTTTGTGATCTGCTCTCTGCTGCTATTGGCCGCCGGTTAGGTTAGATTTATAATGGGATCGATCGACGACTGGAGAATGAATGAGTAGAGACACAACAAGAGGATGGTTAATTTGGTGGTGATAGCAGAACACGAGAACAGAGGCCGAGGCtgcagcagagcagagcagagcagatgcagatgcagatgcagagCAGAGTGTGTGGGAGTGAGCAGAGCAGACTCAGCAGAGCAGAGGTGGTATGGTATGATAATCAGGGTAGCCTGCGTGCACTGTAATGGGTGGCCCTCTGTAACTCTCTTCTCTCCTGTTGTGCCCGTGTTGCATCATGCTAGGCTGCCGTTGGAATGGACTGCAATTGGATGTAGCACGGCAATCCCTAGCTAGGGAAGGACGCAccatcatcagcagcagcagccgcctttgttgttttgttttcaaATCAGAAAtgctttctttcctttccttttgacAGACTCACAGACTTGAGAGTGTATTCTTGGCTTCTCCACTCTAACGTTGGGGTGACGAATCATCACATGATTGCAAATTTGCAGTGCATTCACAACAGCAGCCGCCTCcattcttgttcttcttgctaCCAGTAGGATAGCCGTTGTTGCCACTGCAGACTGCACGCATGCCTATGCTCACCGTCGTACCATGCTGCACAGGCCTGTGTAACTCTGTCTGTCTCTCTGTCTGTCTCCACCAGAccatcagagagagagagagggagagagactaTTTACTTTACCGTTGTTGGCCTCAGCCTTAtattccttttctcttttattcATTCGTTCCTGATTCCTTCATCAATCGATCAGACATCAGAAAGGCACGCACGCACGGACGGCGAAATTATTTgcaaattattattattaattaAGGAACCGATCGACAGCAGTACAGATGGATGGGCATGATAATGTAATTTTAATTTGCTGCTATGCTACTTGGATAGATAGGACGTTCAGACCTTCCATGAATTCCATCCATATATGATCCCAACTGAGAAATCCAAAACCAAGCAAGGGTTCAAAATAAAAAGTTGCTTCATGTGGTGGGGCCGCCAGCCGGAGGAGACAGTGTACAGCTAgctagtgctgctgctgcagggaGGAGATAGATGAGGCAACTGGTTGGAGCTGGACCAACCAACACAAGATCATGGACACTGACTGACAGCCCATGTAATGTAGGGCAGGCCTCACACATGCTCTTCCTATCCGACTACACTCCtgctcttttccttctttttctttaatCATAGATAGAATAGATAGGGTGTATTAATTAAGATTTTGTAAGTAAAATCCTTGAATCTCTTTATACGCATGTATACTCCCCAAATGTTCTTCACGGTTTCTAGGCACCGTACCTATGACGATACAATATTCAGGCGTCAGCACCTAGCTCTTGCAGCATTTCTTTAATGGAGCAATTACCTTGGTAATTGCATGCTGTCGATCGCTTGGTAGCTTATAAAATTGTCATTCCGATGCTAGCAGCTTGTGCGGTGTCGTGGACCGTGGGCCAGaatattatatatattagcaAGCAGCAGTATGCAACTATGCATCATCATTATTCTTTCTTGGGATGCCATCTGAAATTTGTCCAACAAGCCagtaccaaaaaagaaaaaaaaaacagcactacagcagcagcagcagcagcctgggCCGGGAGTGAGTTTCCTTGCTTCATCAAGTAGTAAATGGGCTTTCAGTTTGTCATCCTCTTGGGCTACAACAACAATGGGCTGCTTCTTAATCGTCGTGACCCATCCTGCCAGCCCAAGATGATATGAGACTACCAGGAGTAGGTGTTTGGCAAAACTAAACTGGTATCTGCGTCACTGCATGCATGTTGCTTGCGCCACATGCATCGTAgataactactccctccgtcctgcaTTTACAGAGTTCAAAATTGATCCAAAAATAAATGCATATCTAGAAATGGACCATGGTTATCCTTTTCTACTTTTTTTCTCCTCCCAAAGTGGAATGATTATATCTTTATAGAAGTATGTATACGTAATTTCTCACTAACATTGATCTCTTCACCCAAACTCTAAAAGTGcatttattttgggacggaggaagtagttaGCATTCTTTaacttctttcttttctctttgtCTAGTGGACCCCACGACGCAATATATATCAGAATTAGAATCAAAATCAGAGATTCATAATTAAACATATAATAGCTGTATATACCGTCTAGGTAATTAAACTGGTGGATCATATCACGACGGCTCACAACTTCAGTTTAGGCAGCTCAAGCAGGTACCAATATATAGCAATACACGCACACTGTGGGTCCACATGTCAGTGCGTGGGTCACCACCGGCTATAGCCTACCCACCCAACAGTATATATGTATCTAAAACTATACTCCCTCTGTTAAGTGATAATAAATAACATCGATGACTGATGGACTATTACGTACTCTTTTTATGGGGTTTGATTGAGTAGTCAGGTTGATACGTTATTAGCAACCAACTACTACATACTCCACATTACCTACGGCTAGCTGCTTGGTATATCTGCTGGGTTCGGCGACAGTTTGTGAAACAAGATAAACCATCAAAATGCAGCAATGTTAATTCAAGTTCCGGTTGCTAATTATGCTCGAGCTAGCCTTGAGAAAATCAGCAAAAAGAAAGAACGAAAACAGAATTGTTGGTCCAAGGCACCCAGAATGTTTTGTTTCGGTTAATAATGTACGTCGGCATATATATTCATACAATCTGATTGCATACAAATTAAATGGTTGACACTATATATGAAGGATGCATGGGGgcaattatattatattatatttctTCAAGAATGCAAGCATGAGTACCTTACCGTAGCGTACCTACCTGGAAGAAGTAGCCATTGATCGATCGTCTCCATGCTGATCGATGTGGTATATATATGAAATGATATGATAGCCCTTGATTTCCAATGCAGCATCATCAAGATTCCCACACATGCATACACATACACATACAGATACGGCCGGGGATGGCAGTCGTCACGCGCGCAGTGTGTGAATCTTGATGATGCCACGCCAGAAAATCACCGGCTGATTAATTGATTTGATGATCACACACAcacagatatatatatatatatatatatatatatatatatatatatatatatatatatatatatatatatatatatatatatatatatatatataagctaGCTAGAAATAAAGGGGTTAAAATAAAATAGGGAGAGTTGgaggatgcatgcatggattaATTGGAAGAGATGGAGAGAGCGATGGGGTAGgtaggcggcggccgggaggggATGGAGAGATCGGTGAGGAGGTAGGTGCAGTGGAGCCTGGAACCTGGTGGAGATTGAAAGCTAGCATGCATACATGCAGCTAGAGATGATGATGAAATCTGAATATACAATAGCAAGGCCGGCCGCTCGCTCaagtgaagaaagaaagaaaggaaaggggtgggggggcgatggaggagaggctgctgctgctgctgcgtgctgCCAATGGCATATATATATACCAATGCAGAGGTACGGTGGCCAACAAGCTAGCTCTCAGATCGATCCATCCGTCGGGTCCGCTATTAGGGCTGTAGCTACCTAGAGCTTGCCGAGATCTATAGCAGCAGTGTGTGTGCTATAGCTATCTGGCTTCCATTCATTCGTTGACAACCGAGTAATTATTACCATGGGTGTGTGTTTTACTGTTAGTTGCTTATCAGTTCATACGTACGAGGACACGCATCTGTGGTAGCTACTGGCCTAGTAATAATCATCAGGCATATGTAGGTAGCACCGATATGATATGATCCAGCAGCATGCAAGCAACAGTGAGTGAGTGGGctcggagccggaggaggttaGACATCGCCATCGGAGCAGCCAAAAAGGCGGGGGGAGCTTTTACTCCATCACCCGCCCCAGCTGCCATCCTTGGCCTTGCCAGTTGCCATTGCCATTGCTGGCTACTGGCTAGGTACGTCGTCCGGTCCGGAACCAAAACCAACAACGCATGCATGGCCGGCCTTTCCCTGTGAGGAAACTAAACAGACTCCCATCCATGTAGTATGTACAACTAACGTAACGTCCATGTCCATGTCATGTACGTGGATGGACGTACgatcgatccatccatcaccatgcatgcatctttAATTTTGCGTTCGTTTCAAGGCAAGCATGCACATGTATTATACATATACATCATGCATATGCAGTGCCGTTGCAACAGCTAACTGATCGATCGACTTGAAGATGTATAATAAGAGTCGTTGCGCTCATCAGGCAAGGCAAGGCAATGCTGCATCCATTACGACGATATATGGACGGCACAGAATAGGACCGGACCGGTCGTCAAACCGGTAAGATCGTCGGTTCAATGGTCCAACCGTTATGAACCGCCGGTTCAATAATATTGGACCGTTTAATTGAACCGTCTACAAATATTGAGAACCGATGcatacatacacacacacacacatatatatatatatatatatatgataattTGCAGTATATAGTCGGTTTTAAATAAAAGTAGATTAACAAATCACTTTACACCAATGTCCATTATAAGCTAATTGGGGAACTAGTGACATAGCCATTTAGAAATTTTAGTAGGCTCAAGTTTTTGCTTAAAATAGAGATGCACTTGAGGATTAAGAGCTCCATTATATCAAGTCTTAAATTATCTTTTCGATGGCCAATGATAAATTCCCTGCAATCTAAGTGTAGTCTGCATTCAATTTATAGATCATCGCAAGAAGTTCAATCACAAATACGTAGCGGATAATGAAAAAAGCATCTACATTCTACAATCTTCGCCGGCGCTGCTAGCTATGCCCTATCGCGCGGCCACGCTCGCCGCTCACGGCCGTGCCGTTGCACCGCTCGTCACAGCGCCGCCCATCTTAATGCTACTACCTCGCTTCTGCTCCGCACCGCCATGCAGGAGCCCGAAGGAAAGGTTGCCATAAGAGATAAGGTCAGGCGTGAGCTCCACGGACCACCATGTAAAACTAGCAACGTACACCGCAGCAGCCGAAAGCCGCGGTTTGTTGAAAACCGTCGGTTCACCGGTTCCGTTAAAAACTGGCCTGTTAAACCATTTTACCGGCACGATTGCACAAAGGATCTTTTAAGTGAACTGAGCTGTTGGAGGCTCCGGTCCCTGGTTTTTTCGGTCCGACCGCCCGTCCGGTCCGGTTATGACAGACAGACAGCAGGATCCATGCATATATGATCTGACCACACCGGCCATCTGCTGCATGCATGTGCCATTTACGTGCGCGGTGATCACCAGGCCACCTGATCGATTCGATCGACCACCACACACACGATATGATGGAGTACTACACATGCTGTACGTGCATGCGTCTTGTCCTCGTTCCACGTACGCAAGGTGGTTTATTTGTCAATGAGTATATAACATGCATGATCGGCGGCCTAGCTAGCTTATGGGATGTTTGTTTAATTTGAGGAATGAAGGTACATCTTCTCACTTCTCACTTTTTGTTTGGTTCGTGGGATGAAATGAGTTCATCCCTCACAAACTAATTAATATTTAGTATAGTCATGAAGAATGAGGTTATCCCACTAAATTTCATAGGATCAGCTCACAATGGACAATCTCATCTAGCATGAGGTGAttcccaaaccaaacacaccattAATTACCTAGCTTTTCCTACCCAATGCAATGCACCGCAACGCAGGCAAAGCAAGAGCAAGCAGCCCTTCCTTCAATTCTTTTTCTATATCTCGGTAacggtgaaaagagaaaaacaagCATTGCACTATATCGCTTTGTATTTTTGCATTCAGCTGGAATATTCCAAACTGTACTGCAATAGTATATATGCTTTGCTTTGGGATCCATCATCCATCATTGTGTCCTTGAAGAGGAAGACATCCAATCCAAGAGCTGCTActacgtgcgtgcgtgcgtaccATAGTACACATACATCATGCATGCGATGCAACCATATATATTCATCCATGtccatacatacatacatacatattatATATAGAAAAGGCAAATTGAAGGTTTGATTATATTTACAGCATGCTGGACGACGTACGGCGTGGTACTAGTACTATTTACAGTTGGTGGTGTGGAACCAAagcgagcacatcccaaggaagaagaaggcgggaAGAGCAGTCAGCAATGCCAGTGTGTGGGGCCGTCCCGTCCAGCCCGCACACCATAGCTATTAGCTAGGGGATGATGGATGATGGATGGAGAGACTAGTTGAGAGAGAAGAGCCAGCGAGTTAAATATAAAGCCTGCACCCGTCACATTTCCGGTGGGCCGGGGCAGCCAGCCGTCCGATCCCATCCATCTATCCATCCATCATCAGTCATCCGTGTCCCTGTCAGTTTGTCATCTCCAATTCCCCAACTCTTCTTGCATTGGACTCGCttggctttcttcttcttcacgggTTTGCAACTATGCCAAAGCATTTGTTTGCAACTATGACAAAGCATGCAAATGTCAAGTTAGCAACAACCCGGCCAACCctagacgacgacgacgacagcgcAAGAAACAAGGCAGAGCCCGAGGACGATCTCCGTCAGCAAAACCGAAAATTATATGCGCGGCGCATCGGCATCTTGTTGTGTGCATGTTCCTGATCGATCGACAGCCAAGTTTGATTggatgcttttcttttcttttcttttgcattgcattgggATGCATGATGCAGATGCATGCGTCGTCTTTCTCTACCTCACCTCACCACTTGAGTTCCTTGGCTGCATGCTTCTCCCCATGGCATCTTTCAGCATCTCGCAACTATTCTACAACTGCATATATGCATTCTAGCTGTGAGATGGTGAATTCAGATTTCATCAGACTATAGCGTGTGAGCGTCGTCTATTCAGTATTTACTGCATGCTACTCCATGCAGGCATCTAGCTTGCTAGTTGTATTTTACATGTAGTTGAAACTGACAATACATGCATATGCACTGTCGTTAAAAAggctactagctagctagggaAATCTTGACCCTGCAGTAGCTAGGTTGCATACCCAGCTATGCCCAGGGTTCGGAGTATATATATGCTCTTAATTAATTGGACGGGGAATGATTAATTGATCCGATTAATTAAGCTagcttaggggtgtttgggaggcatgtgctaaattttagcacctgctattcaaacacccccttaattgcATTGCATCAAGTAAGCAGCATCTTCAGGGCCCGGATGTTCCAGGCATGCACGTTGGCAAGCTTCAGAGATGCGCATCATGCTCATGCTGAGGATAGGGCCGGGCACGGGCAGAACTGCAGAAGCATGCAGCACTCAGCAGCAGAGGCCAGAGGGTTAGTTGCAGAACAGAAATACATTGCGCGAGCAGATGCAGAGCAGCCACCAATGGAGTGCATGCTGCGTGCGTGTCCAGGCATAGCATGCCCTGCTTCAAAGATgaggaaggaaaggaaaggaaaggaaaggaaagcatGCAGAGCCATGGTGGCCACTGGCTGTGGCTGTGGGCAGGGGGTGTCGGCCACCGGCGATCTGAATGCTGATCGACCGTACCGGCCGATGGATGGCCTGCTGATCGATCGGACCTGAACAAGACTACAAGAGCATGCAGCAGCTACCTAGCTCTCTACTATGTTTTACTAGGTACCTACTATCTATACCCTGCTGCTGACTGCTGCTATATCACAGTACTGCATGACTATAACTGCACGCGCGTGGTCAGATGCAGTACGTACTACGTTGTTGTGTAACCGCAAATAGCGTGGAGACACACACCATGGACGCAGGTACGGTAGCTGCACCCTGCTGCCTGCTCTCCAGTAGAGTAGTAGCGACGCATGATCCAAAGCCTGAACCTGAAcctgaagacgacgacgacgactatACTAGCTACTAGCTGCAGGTGAGAAGTGAGAAATGCCCTGTCCTGTCCTGTCTAGCTCGTCCGGCCA
This window encodes:
- the LOC101779515 gene encoding LOW QUALITY PROTEIN: zinc transporter 1-like (The sequence of the model RefSeq protein was modified relative to this genomic sequence to represent the inferred CDS: inserted 2 bases in 1 codon) is translated as MRMRRASSSSALLCTALLLLSLLLCFQQASAHGGIDDGDDEDATPPPADSSVGLRSKGLIAVKVWCLVILFVFTFLGGVSPYFYRWNEAFLLLGTQFAAGVFLGTALMHFLADSASTFHGLTKNHYPFAYMLACVGFLLTMLADCVIAAVTNRGRDRDRVISEEEDAQAAQHRKGRRGGGAAQHHPVFVXRTSSFEDAILLIFALCFHSVFERDRP
- the LOC101767354 gene encoding vitellogenin-A1, translating into MDPPGGDDKWKLSSKGRSRSGRPHAMTDASSSSAGGSSSVLSRSYSASVATTRTGSSSSSSSSSCQQQQQRQPQQGSKKKCVAEAVKEHRARFYIVRRCVSMLVCWRDY